One region of Alosa sapidissima isolate fAloSap1 chromosome 1, fAloSap1.pri, whole genome shotgun sequence genomic DNA includes:
- the zgc:85843 gene encoding transmembrane 6 superfamily member 2: MGISLPQEAGVLILSLTAPFLLCGMNNVPAVQEPAVILVMGAVVLLSVFLVVYLTMRHKKAVDPLFYVFAELSFTCMVGLTNALEQDGYIKGFMGFYLKKGEPYLTTSYAIMMCYWDGIVHFTLQLLMVRRLSQGTSFRSHGLFWAGSSIANQIVFIPGIVIGKYGSSILPAFWRNIPFLVLPIYCAVALLRRPREMPVIPADEVAAQQKKSVLTRPVDLLLSLMLLGGMAFTVLRAFVVLDCRLDMCFTFIYQYEPYLKDNVAFPKVMMLTFLFYGLPLMGACVYGLNTPGNGWMLDWTLLFAGAMTQAQWCHIGASLHSHTPFTYRIPSDAWRVVMGLNVVYMAVPLLLALRCALLPAYFMPVVPKGQADKEKKRK; the protein is encoded by the exons ATGGGAATAAGTCTGCCACAGGAGGCTGGAGTTTTGATCTTGTCCTTGACAGCACCCTTTCTGCTGTGTGGAATGAACAACGTTCCTGCGGTTCAAGA ACCTGCAGTGATCCTGGTAATGGGAGCCGTGGTCCTGCTGTCAGTCTTTCTTGTGGTCTATCTCACCATGCGACACAAAAAGGCTGTGGACCCACTTTTTTATG TGTTTGCAGAGCTTTCGTTCACCTGCATGGTTGGACTAACAAATGCACTGGAGCAGGATGGATACATCAAGGGTTTCATGGGATTCTACCTTAAGAAG GGAGAGCCATATCTCACCACATCGTATGCCATCATGATGTGTTACTGGGACGGCATTGTGCATTTCACCCTCCAGCTCCTGATGGTGCGACGCCTGAGCCAAGG GACGTCGTTCCGCAGCCATGGCCTCTTCTGGGCTGGCTCCTCTATTGCCAATCAGATCGTGTTCATCCCAGGAATCGTCATTG GTAAATATGGCAGCAGTATTCTTCCTGCGTTCTGGCGCAACATCCCTTTCCTGGTGCTGCCCATATACTGTGCTGTAGCACTCCTGCGTCGGCCTAGAGAGATGCCAGTCATCCCTGCAGATGAG GTGGCTGCTCAGCAGAAGAAGAGTGTGTTGACCCGGCCAGTTGACCTGCTGTTGTCCCTGATGCTGCTGGGAGGGATGGCCTTCACTGTGCTCAGGGCTTTT GTGGTTCTGGACTGTCGACTGGACATGTGCTTCACCTTCATCTACCAGTATGAGCCCTACCTGAAGGACAATGTGGCCTTTCCCAAAGTCATG ATGCTGACGTTCCTGTTCTATGGCCTCCCCCTCATGGGGGCGTGTGTGTACGGTCTGAACACTCCCGGAAACGGCTGGATGCTGGACTGGACCCTGCTCTTTGCTGGAGCCATGACCCAG GCTCAGTGGTGCCATATTGGGGCTTCGCTGCACTCTCACACCCCCTTCACCTACCGTATCCCCTCGGATGCCTGGCGCGTGGTGATGGGGCTCAATGTGGTGTACATGGCTGTGCCACTCCTCCTCGCCCTGCGCTGTGCCCTCCTCCCTGCCTACTTCATGCCTGTTGTGCCCAAAGGCCAAGCCGataaggagaagaagaggaagtaG
- the tspan5b gene encoding tetraspanin-5 isoform X4 — MSGNRHFNVHEVSCCIKYFIFGFNIIFWLLGVAFLGIGLWAWNEKFSVFLGIIFFLELTAGVLAFVFKDWIKDQLKFFINNNIRAYRDDIDLQNLIDFTQEYWECCGAFGPKDWDLNIYFNCTDTNLSREKCGVPFSCCTKDPAEDVINTQCGYDIRAKPDLEQRTFINTKGCVPQFEKWLQENLTVVAGIFIGIALLQIFGICLAQNLLSDIEAVRESW; from the exons ATGTCAGGCAACAGACATTTCAACGTTCATGAAGTGAGCTGCTGCATAAAATACTTCATATTTGGATTCAATATAATATTTTGG CTCCTGGGAGTTGCCTTCCTGGGCATTGGGCTCTGGGCTTGGAATGAAAAG TTTTCCGTGTTCCTGGGGATCATATTCTTCCTGGAGCTAACTGCCGGTGTGTTGGCATTCGTCTTTAAAGACTGGATCAAGGACCAGCTCAAGTtcttcatcaacaacaacatccGAGCCTACCGGGATGACATTGACCTGCAGAACCTCATTGACTTCACCCAAGAATAT TGGGAGTGTTGCGGAGCCTTCGGACCTAAAGACTGGGATCTGAACATCTACTTCAACTGCACAGACACCAACCTGAGCCGGGAGAAGTGTGGGGTGCCATTCTCATGCTGCACCAAGGACCCtgct GAGGATGTGATCAACACACAATGTGGTTACGACATACGCGCCAAACCT GACTTGGAGCAGAGGACATTCATCAACACTAAAGGCTGCGTCCCGCAGTTTGAGAAGTGGCTGCAGGAGAACCTAACAGTGGTGGCTGGAATCTTCATAGGCATCGCCCTACTTCAG ATATTTGGAATTTGTTTGGCACAGAATCTCCTGAGTGACATTGAAGCCGTTAGGGAAAGCTGGTAA
- the tspan5b gene encoding tetraspanin-5 isoform X1 — MSGNRHFNVHEVSCCIKYFIFGFNIIFWLLGVAFLGIGLWAWNEKGVLSNISSITDLGGFDPVWLFLVVGGVMFILGFAGCIGALRENSFLLKFFSVFLGIIFFLELTAGVLAFVFKDWIKDQLKFFINNNIRAYRDDIDLQNLIDFTQEYWECCGAFGPKDWDLNIYFNCTDTNLSREKCGVPFSCCTKDPAEDVINTQCGYDIRAKPDLEQRTFINTKGCVPQFEKWLQENLTVVAGIFIGIALLQIFGICLAQNLLSDIEAVRESCLFT; from the exons ATGTCAGGCAACAGACATTTCAACGTTCATGAAGTGAGCTGCTGCATAAAATACTTCATATTTGGATTCAATATAATATTTTGG CTCCTGGGAGTTGCCTTCCTGGGCATTGGGCTCTGGGCTTGGAATGAAAAG GGTGTGCTGTCTAACATTTCCTCCATCACTGACTTGGGAGGCTTCGACCCAGTGTGGCTTTTCCTGGTGGTGGGAGGTGTGATGTTTATCCTTGGATTTGCTGGCTGTATTGGGGCACTGCGGGAGAACTCTTTCCTTCTCAAATTT TTTTCCGTGTTCCTGGGGATCATATTCTTCCTGGAGCTAACTGCCGGTGTGTTGGCATTCGTCTTTAAAGACTGGATCAAGGACCAGCTCAAGTtcttcatcaacaacaacatccGAGCCTACCGGGATGACATTGACCTGCAGAACCTCATTGACTTCACCCAAGAATAT TGGGAGTGTTGCGGAGCCTTCGGACCTAAAGACTGGGATCTGAACATCTACTTCAACTGCACAGACACCAACCTGAGCCGGGAGAAGTGTGGGGTGCCATTCTCATGCTGCACCAAGGACCCtgct GAGGATGTGATCAACACACAATGTGGTTACGACATACGCGCCAAACCT GACTTGGAGCAGAGGACATTCATCAACACTAAAGGCTGCGTCCCGCAGTTTGAGAAGTGGCTGCAGGAGAACCTAACAGTGGTGGCTGGAATCTTCATAGGCATCGCCCTACTTCAG ATATTTGGAATTTGTTTGGCACAGAATCTCCTGAGTGACATTGAAGCCGTTAGGGAAAGCTG CCTGTTCACCTAA
- the tspan5b gene encoding tetraspanin-5 isoform X3, translating to MSGNRHFNVHEVSCCIKYFIFGFNIIFWLLGVAFLGIGLWAWNEKFSVFLGIIFFLELTAGVLAFVFKDWIKDQLKFFINNNIRAYRDDIDLQNLIDFTQEYWECCGAFGPKDWDLNIYFNCTDTNLSREKCGVPFSCCTKDPAEDVINTQCGYDIRAKPDLEQRTFINTKGCVPQFEKWLQENLTVVAGIFIGIALLQIFGICLAQNLLSDIEAVRESCLFT from the exons ATGTCAGGCAACAGACATTTCAACGTTCATGAAGTGAGCTGCTGCATAAAATACTTCATATTTGGATTCAATATAATATTTTGG CTCCTGGGAGTTGCCTTCCTGGGCATTGGGCTCTGGGCTTGGAATGAAAAG TTTTCCGTGTTCCTGGGGATCATATTCTTCCTGGAGCTAACTGCCGGTGTGTTGGCATTCGTCTTTAAAGACTGGATCAAGGACCAGCTCAAGTtcttcatcaacaacaacatccGAGCCTACCGGGATGACATTGACCTGCAGAACCTCATTGACTTCACCCAAGAATAT TGGGAGTGTTGCGGAGCCTTCGGACCTAAAGACTGGGATCTGAACATCTACTTCAACTGCACAGACACCAACCTGAGCCGGGAGAAGTGTGGGGTGCCATTCTCATGCTGCACCAAGGACCCtgct GAGGATGTGATCAACACACAATGTGGTTACGACATACGCGCCAAACCT GACTTGGAGCAGAGGACATTCATCAACACTAAAGGCTGCGTCCCGCAGTTTGAGAAGTGGCTGCAGGAGAACCTAACAGTGGTGGCTGGAATCTTCATAGGCATCGCCCTACTTCAG ATATTTGGAATTTGTTTGGCACAGAATCTCCTGAGTGACATTGAAGCCGTTAGGGAAAGCTG CCTGTTCACCTAA
- the tspan5b gene encoding tetraspanin-5 isoform X2: MAANAKLREDTVCINRLGVLSNISSITDLGGFDPVWLFLVVGGVMFILGFAGCIGALRENSFLLKFFSVFLGIIFFLELTAGVLAFVFKDWIKDQLKFFINNNIRAYRDDIDLQNLIDFTQEYWECCGAFGPKDWDLNIYFNCTDTNLSREKCGVPFSCCTKDPAEDVINTQCGYDIRAKPDLEQRTFINTKGCVPQFEKWLQENLTVVAGIFIGIALLQIFGICLAQNLLSDIEAVRESCLFT, encoded by the exons atggctgcaaacgctaaacttcgtgaagatactgtctgtataaatcgtctt GGTGTGCTGTCTAACATTTCCTCCATCACTGACTTGGGAGGCTTCGACCCAGTGTGGCTTTTCCTGGTGGTGGGAGGTGTGATGTTTATCCTTGGATTTGCTGGCTGTATTGGGGCACTGCGGGAGAACTCTTTCCTTCTCAAATTT TTTTCCGTGTTCCTGGGGATCATATTCTTCCTGGAGCTAACTGCCGGTGTGTTGGCATTCGTCTTTAAAGACTGGATCAAGGACCAGCTCAAGTtcttcatcaacaacaacatccGAGCCTACCGGGATGACATTGACCTGCAGAACCTCATTGACTTCACCCAAGAATAT TGGGAGTGTTGCGGAGCCTTCGGACCTAAAGACTGGGATCTGAACATCTACTTCAACTGCACAGACACCAACCTGAGCCGGGAGAAGTGTGGGGTGCCATTCTCATGCTGCACCAAGGACCCtgct GAGGATGTGATCAACACACAATGTGGTTACGACATACGCGCCAAACCT GACTTGGAGCAGAGGACATTCATCAACACTAAAGGCTGCGTCCCGCAGTTTGAGAAGTGGCTGCAGGAGAACCTAACAGTGGTGGCTGGAATCTTCATAGGCATCGCCCTACTTCAG ATATTTGGAATTTGTTTGGCACAGAATCTCCTGAGTGACATTGAAGCCGTTAGGGAAAGCTG CCTGTTCACCTAA
- the LOC121707438 gene encoding excitatory amino acid transporter 3-like — MHWSRKGWDLRGLLRKNQLLIATILSVPLGIGLGIAVRDYGNLSQLGKFYLGFPGEILMRMLKLIILPLIVSSIITGVASLESEVSGRIGLRAIVYYFTTTVIAVVLGIILVIAIKPGGSVNAGDIGRFGTPQNMSMVDAMLDLIRNMFPENLVQACFQQYKTKREEIVPTLGVMNTTTVLSLSPTTSPQGDSSRDYQITGSYLDGINILGLIVFCLVFGSVIGKMGERGRPLLDFFDALNEATMRVVQIIMCYMPIGILFLIAAKIISVDDWSIFTKLGLYMVTVLSGLAIHALLVLPLLYLVVVRKNPYAFAWGMAQALLTALMISSSSATLPVTFQCVEENNRVDKRITRFMLPVGATINMDGTALYEAVAAIFIAQLNNYPLAIGQIITISITATAASIGAAGVPNAGLVTMVIVLTAVGLPANDVTLIIAVDWLLDRFRTVINVLGDAYGAGIVEKLSKAELVRRTSSLSAADPEHHHASLSLPLDEVCEKPGQPNEGLTVTKGDGGQCGANV, encoded by the exons ATGCATTGGTCAAGGAAGGGATGGGATCTGAGAGGACTGCTGAGGAAGAACCAGCTCCTGATAGCAACTATTCTGTCGGTGCCACTtg GCATTGGGCTGGGCATAGCTGTCCGTGACTACGGCAATCTGTCCCAGCTGGGGAAGTTCTACTTGGGCTTCCCGGGTGAGATCCTCATGCGCATGCTAAAGCTCATCATCCTGCCGCTCATCGTCTCCAGCATCATCACAG GTGTAGCATCCTTGGAGTCAGAGGTATCAGGCCGAATTGGGTTGCGTGCTATCGTGTACTACTTTACCACTACCGTGATCGCTGTTGTCCTGG GAATCATTCTGGTGATTGCCATAAAGCCTGGAGGATCAGTAAATGCTGGTGACATTGGCAGGTTTGGGACTCCTCAGAATATGTCGATGGTGGACGCCATGTTGGATCTGATCAG GAACATGTTCCCTGAAAACCTTGTGCAGGCCTGCTTTCAACAG TACAAAACCAAGCGTGAAGAAATTGTTCCAACTTTAGGAGTAATGAATACAACCACagtcctgtctctgtctcccaccACCTCTCCACAGGGG GATAGTTCCAGGGACTACCAAATCACTGGATCATACCTAGATGGGATCAACATCCTGGGCCTTATCGTCTTCTGCCTGGTGTTCGGGTCTGTCATCGGAAAGATGGGTGAACGTGGGCGCCCCCTGTTGGACTTCTTTGACGCCTTAAATGAGGCGACTATGAGGGTGGTGCAGATCATTATGTG TTACATGCCTATCGGGATACTGTTTCTGATTGCTGCCAAAATCATTTCAGTGGATGACTGGAGCATTTTCACAAAGCTGGGCCTCTACATGGTAACAGTGCTTAGTGG ACTAGCCATTCATGCCCTGCTGGTCCTGCCTCTGCTCTATTTGGTTGTGGTGAGGAAGAATCCATATGCATTTGCCTGGGGGATGGCTCAAGCCCTACTCACTGCACTCATGATCTCCTCCAG TTCAGCCACGCTACCTGTGACATTTCAGTGTGTTGAGGAAAACAACAGGGTGGACAAGCGCATCACTCGCTTCATGCTGCCCGTGGGGGCCACTATTAACATGGATGGCACCGCCCTATATGAGgctgtggcggccatctttatCGCCCAGCTCAATAATTACCCTCTGGCCATTGGACAGATCATCACTATCAG CatcacagcaacagcagccaGCATTGGTGCTGCAGGTGTTCCTAATGCTGGTCTTGTTACCATGGTGATTGTTTTGACAGCTGTGGGCCTTCCTGCCAATGATGTCACTCTGATCATCGCTGTTGATTGGCTCCT GGATCGTTTTCGCACGGTGATCAATGTGTTGGGAGACGCGTATGGAGCCGGGATTGTGGAGAAGCTGTCTAAAGCAGAACTGGTCAGGAGGACGTCCTCCCTGTCCGCTGCTGACCCAGAGCACCACCACGCTTCGTTGAGTTTGCCCCTGGATGAGGTGTGTGAGAAGCCAGGACAGCCCAACGAAGGTCTCACAGTGACCAAGGGTGATGGAGGACAGTGTGGCGCTAACGTTTAG
- the LOC121707414 gene encoding trichohyalin-like has product MDAYGRLRLDGMSYQSRKHAWEKCLDSSLRKIKEKLDEKMSNIQLDIDARLQRVELECNEWNLATMLDEKLDTKMARPSRETEERQQISSKAAKMRTECESHKKDRRAAYNLEADHHREMERRIRELERWKRKADSERIREQGRREKQKREDSVCRVKNDKGRQSRLEEEERLNDENQWKKHKDRQGEETKHQWEESMAVKKKQREEDIKTEEMEGRTKQEKGRLTELEKEIEKTKERVREKRKMKTEIEAERKETEEHLRELHKVRERKNERLKKEEATQIWTQTQSIEQEDQMSDLDRTTKTHRMKVDKRQKRKDVEIDRRCGSDQQSVLQFDRIKENERLEEERMRNKKEIKQAEATIQELLIIKQDLERAIQTQKEIASKREQERLREETEQMEIQQKKEGIERLKEEERKKKELEVARRREEGRLKEPGDELEEEEDKQKKEEQKRQKVEMEGQREENRMRKLATATVKEDRRKEERIEIETARRREGYHLRELTETDRKGKERLEKEPERMKQMQNKDQLNMEEENRSVKSMGSERSHRDDRLSIQEIERIKDGLKKERQNEMERNQGKERMQELDIQVSERALRQKEEKLETERTRIEKLREEADRKQMEIQKKKEENERVKEEKLQKKEQEMVRKREECRLKEKDNKKENDRLEKEEKKDEEKERLEEKKIQKNEMELAGKREECRLNELEKENEREKDRKRTERKKEEKNREQAEKKRKKDEEMIMQRRKEFEKWQKKENAMANGKQMEIQRKKEEKERLEEEKAQEKKLEMARKKEERRLKELERENEREKVRLKKEEKKREQAEQKQKKQEDRLRALERLQEERKKKEMVAKEQQKRWEEMLERIRNKDTVKEKSMSVKKRKEVVGALDKVYHKACDRGEKKVELVKGAMKETTQEHQKQLDNTESQCVESLKKQQEENASGIQHTLIEGHVSNTDTAEGASMTASPVLSNSHEGCTTSSAQPPAPRVQSKDSKGSTRPASPVQPSGPNISKMTDPPAKPSCSITTGLPAQPKGPDILPLTTPPVQRNDPEASPATCTSVQYIGPKSLPVTDPTTLSDALLKASLVTSTPVQCIRPKPSPRAVPRIQSNDPNSPMAVQANQLSGLTNSVVTAISVKSSGHKGSPAVGTQVHHNSPQGSPTINAQAHHNSPQGSPTINAQAQPNSPQNISSTAKGPIDPPVKPDDHMTPPAQKSSSKSPATSGPNKGPENAPSAQTKALQMSPAMLAKLERAKARKEAFKSASTCKDYSIFCVKR; this is encoded by the exons ATGGATGCATATGGCAGATTAAGACTAGATGGG ATGAGTTACCAAAGTAGAAAGCATGCTTGGGAGAAGTGCTTAGACTCTAGTCTACGAAAAATTAAAGAGAAGTTGGATGAAAAAATGAGCAACATCCAGCTGGACATTGATGCCAGGCTCCAAAGAGTGGAACTGGAATGTAATGAATGGAACTTAGCCACCATGCTTGATGAGAAATTAGACACCAAAATGGCCAGAccaagcagagagacagaggagaggcaaCAG ATATCATCAAAAGCAGCTAAGATGAGGACAGAATGTGAGAGTCATAAAAAGGACAGAAGAGCAGCCTATAACCTTGAGGCAGACCAtcacagagagatggaaagaaggATCAGAGAGTTAGAAAGATGGAAAAGAAAGGCAGACAGTGAACGCATTAGAGAGCAAGGTAGGAGAGAGAAGCAAAAAAGAGAGGacagtgtgtgtagagtgaaGAATGACAAGGGGAGACAATCGAGACTGGAAGAGGAAGAAAGGCTCAACGATGAGAACCAGTGGAAGAAGCATAAGGACAGGCAGGGTGAGGAAACAAAGCACCAGTGGGAAGAATCGATGGCGGtaaaaaagaaacagagagaagaggatatTAAAACAGAAGAAATGGAGGGAAGAACAAAACAAGAGAAAGGTAGACTGACAGAGCtcgagaaagaaatagagaaaacaaaggagagagtgagggagaaaagaaaaatgaaaacgGAGATAGAGGCTGAGAGAAAGGAAACGGAAGAACATTTGCGAGAGCTGCACAAagtaagagaaagaaagaacgaaagaCTAAAGAAGGAAGAAGCAACACAAATATGGACGCAGACACAGAGCATAGAACAGGAGGACCAAATGAGCGACCTGGATAGAACAACTAAAACACACAGGATGAAGGtagacaaaaggcaaaaaagaaaagacgTGGAAATAGATCGGAGGTGTGGATCTGATCAACAAAGTGTTCTGCAATTTGACAGGataaaagaaaatgaaagactggaagaagaaaggatgagaaataaaaaagaaataaaacaagcagAAGCAACCATACAGGAGTTATTGATTATAAAGCAAGATCTTGAGAGGGCTATACAAACACAGAAGGAAATAGCGAGcaagagagaacaagaaaggctgagagaagagacagagcagATGGAAAtccaacaaaaaaaagaaggaataGAGAGGttgaaagaagaagaaagaaagaaaaaagagcttGAGGTGGCAAGACGAAGAGAAGAAGGCAGATTGAAAGAACCGGGAGATGAActtgaggaagaggaagacaaaCAGAAGAAGGAAGAACAGAAGAGACAAAAGGTTGAGATGGAGGGACAAAGAGAGGAAAACAGAATGAGAAAGTTAGCCACTGCCACAGTAAAAGAAGATAGACGGAAGGAGGAAAGGATAGAGATAGAAACTGCAAGAAGGAGAGAAGGCTACCATCTGAGAGAGTTGACCGAAACcgacagaaaaggaaaagagaggcTGGAGAAGGAACCAGAGAGAATGAAACAAATGCAAAATAAAGACCAACTCAATATGGAGGAAGAAAATAGGAGTGTAAAAAGCATGGGAAGTGAAAGAAGCCATAGAGATGACAGACTAAGTATTCAGGAAATTGAAAGGATAAAAGATGGACTGAAAAAGGAGAGGCAaaatgagatggagagaaatcaggggaaagagagaatgcaGGAATTAGATATTCAAGTGTCTGAAAGAGCACTACGACAAAAAGAGGAAAAGTTGGAAACTGAAAGAACTAGAATAGAGAAGCTGAGAGAAGAGGCTGACAGAAAGCAAATGGAAAtccagaaaaagaaagaagaaaatgagagagtgaaagaggaaaAATTACAGAAAAAAGAACAGGAGATGgtaagaaaaagagaagaatgCAGACTGAAAGAAAAAGATAACAAGAAAGAGAACGACAGActagagaaagaagaaaagaaagatgaagaaaaggagaggttggaagagaaaaaaatacaaaaaaatgaaatggagTTGGCAGGAAAAAGAGAAGAATGCAGACTGAATGAACTAGAAAaagaaaacgagagagagaaagacaggaaaagaacagaaagaaagaaagaagaaaagaacagAGAACAGGCAGAGAAGAAGCGAAAGAAGGATGAAGAGATGATAATGCAAAGAAGAAAAGAATTTGAAAAGTGGCAAAAGAAAGAGAATGCGATGGCAAACGGAAAGCAGATGGAAatccaaagaaaaaaagaagaaaaggagaggTTGGAAGAGGAAAAAGCACAGGAAAAGAAACTGGAGAtggcaagaaaaaaagaagaacgcAGACTGAAGGAACTtgaaagagaaaatgagagagagaaagtcaggctaaagaaagaagaaaagaaaagagaacaaGCAGAGCAGAAGCAAAAGAAACAGGAAGACAGACTGAGAGCGTTGGAGAGATTgcaggaagaaaggaagaaaaaggaGATGGTTGCAAAAGAACAACAGAAGCGATGGGAAGAAATGTTGGAAAGGATTCGGAACAAGGATACAGTAAAGGAGAAGAGTATGTCTGTGAAGAAAAGGAAAGAAGTTGTTGGCGCACTTGACAAAGTCTATCATAAGGCCTGTGACAGAGGTGAGAAAAAAGTTGAGTTGGTGAAAGGTGCAATGAAAGAGACAACGCAGGAGCATCAAAAACAGCTTGATAACACAGAGAGCCAATGTGTTGAGAGTTTGAAAAAGCAACAGGAAGAAAATGCATCTGGGATTCAACATACGCTGATTGAAGGACATGTTTCAAATACTGACACAGCTGAAGGTGCTTCTATGACTGCTTCACCAGTGCTATCTAACAGCCATGAAGGTTGTACAACAAGCTCTGCACAACCTCCAGCTCCAAGAGTCCAATCTAAGGACTCTAAAGGTTCAACAAGACCTGCTTCACCAGTCCAACCTAGTGGTCCTAATATTTCAAAAATGACTGATCCACCTGCCAAACCTAGTTGCTCTATAACAACCGGTCTACCGGCTCAACCAAAAGGCCCAGACATTTTGCCATTGACTACTCCACCAGTACAACGTAATGACCCTGAAGCTTCTCCAGCCACTTGTACGTCTGTCCAATATATTGGCCCAAAGTCTTTGCCAGTGACTGATCCAACTACCTTATCTGATGCCCTCCTCAAGGCTTCTTTAGTCACCTCTACACCTGTCCAGTGTATTAGGCCTAAACCTTCTCCAAGAGCTGTTCCAAGAATCCAGTCTAATGACCCCAACTCACCGATGGCTGTCCAAGCAAACCAACTCAGTGGTCTTACAAATTCAGTTGTCACTGCTATATCAGTCAAATCTAGTGGCCACAAAGGATCTCCAGCAGTTGGTACACAAGTTCACCATAACAGTCCTCAAGGTTCTCCAACTATTAATGCCCAAGCTCACCATAACAGCCCTCAAGGTTCTCCGACTATTAATGCCCAAGCTCAGCCTAATAGTCCTCAAAACATTTCATCTACCGCTAAGGGCCCGATAGATCCACCAGTTAAACCTGATGACCACATGACTCCACCAGCCCAAAAAAGCAGTTCTAAATCTCCAGCAACGTCAGGTCCAAATAAGGGCCCTGAAAATGCACCATCAGCCCAAACTAAAGCTCTTCAGATGAGTCCAGCAATGCTTGCTAAATTAGAGCGAGCAAAAGCCAGAAAGGAGGCCTTTAAAAGTGCATCAACATGCAAAG actATTCCATCTTCTGTGTGAAAAGATAG